The following are encoded together in the Streptomyces tsukubensis genome:
- a CDS encoding thioesterase II family protein codes for MEVNGAGSMGPRGAAGSTTGDTGRPPTVAFIPPSLCGAGYFRRLRRALGGRIDFRPVELPGHGRRFAEATLTRADLAVADVTRQIGGPVDAVYGESLGAYIGLAVVAAAGQRPHPPLIAASNSPPSVRERIRTEEIGSIESAVAVLTSMGGEIPADLVRDPALAEQFYPVIRDDLYLSQSFIELTRSLTTAGSIRVLAGADDAASFRLEAWADHTTARCRVTALSGGHLLSADAPSEVADALVNLLREELDSDSRGAAPVHLSAVRAAPSLSGPDLRAPLTPVKGAGPQE; via the coding sequence GTGGAGGTGAACGGCGCGGGCTCCATGGGCCCGCGGGGCGCCGCCGGGTCCACGACCGGCGACACCGGCCGTCCTCCGACAGTGGCGTTCATCCCGCCGTCCCTCTGCGGGGCGGGCTACTTCCGTCGGCTGCGCCGGGCACTCGGCGGGCGGATCGACTTCCGCCCCGTCGAACTGCCCGGCCACGGACGCCGGTTCGCCGAGGCTACGCTCACCCGCGCCGATCTCGCCGTCGCCGACGTGACCCGCCAGATCGGCGGCCCCGTGGACGCGGTCTACGGCGAGAGCCTCGGCGCGTACATCGGCCTGGCCGTCGTCGCGGCGGCCGGGCAACGGCCCCACCCGCCGCTGATCGCCGCGTCCAACTCCCCGCCCTCGGTGCGGGAGAGGATCAGGACCGAGGAGATCGGCTCCATCGAGAGCGCGGTCGCCGTGCTGACGTCGATGGGCGGCGAGATCCCGGCCGACCTGGTGCGCGACCCTGCCCTGGCCGAGCAGTTCTATCCGGTGATCCGGGACGACCTGTACCTTTCCCAGTCCTTCATCGAGCTGACACGCTCGCTGACGACGGCCGGTTCCATCCGCGTTCTCGCCGGCGCGGACGACGCCGCTTCCTTCCGCCTGGAGGCGTGGGCCGACCACACCACGGCGAGGTGCCGGGTGACGGCGCTGTCCGGCGGGCACCTGCTGTCGGCCGACGCTCCTTCCGAGGTGGCCGACGCGCTGGTGAATCTCCTGAGGGAGGAACTCGACTCCGACAGCCGCGGGGCCGCTCCCGTACACCTCAGCGCGGTCCGCGCCGCCCCATCGCTGTCCGGGCCCGATCTTCGTGCCCCGCTCACGCCGGTCAAGGGGGCCGGGCCCCAGGAATGA
- a CDS encoding chlorinating enzyme, with the protein MTSSTESTDFVLSPEELASFHRNGYIGPLTVYTPEEMDTMWKTVRREALDRSHAAYPEVDSSVGAPNIFNYDRHLDIDLLAQHVCNRRIVDRVASILGPDLLCWRTEFFPKYPGDEGTDWHQADTFANASGKPQLLWPGESEDDFGAGTLTVWTAFTESTRENGCLQIIPGSQNKMNYDETKQMDYDEGRINSEVKEGVPRGFFGYDYRQLQVDPDWRPNEEDAVSLTMEKGQCVIFWSTLMHASLPNISTGRNYRMGFATRYVPTKVRVYPETDHIEEYGGSISLENWSAVLARGEDSFGHNRITDRTLRGTPIRSL; encoded by the coding sequence ATGACCAGCAGCACCGAAAGCACCGACTTCGTCCTCTCCCCCGAGGAATTGGCGTCGTTCCACAGGAACGGCTACATCGGTCCGCTGACCGTGTACACCCCCGAAGAGATGGACACGATGTGGAAGACGGTCAGGCGCGAGGCGCTCGACCGCTCGCACGCCGCCTACCCCGAGGTCGATTCGAGCGTCGGAGCGCCGAACATCTTCAACTACGACCGGCATCTCGACATCGACCTGCTGGCCCAGCACGTCTGCAACCGGCGGATCGTCGACCGGGTGGCCTCCATCCTCGGGCCCGACCTGCTGTGCTGGCGCACGGAGTTCTTCCCCAAGTACCCCGGGGACGAGGGGACCGACTGGCACCAGGCCGACACCTTCGCCAACGCCAGCGGCAAGCCGCAGTTGCTGTGGCCAGGAGAGTCGGAGGACGACTTCGGGGCAGGCACGCTCACCGTGTGGACCGCGTTCACCGAGTCGACGCGGGAGAACGGCTGCCTCCAGATCATCCCCGGCAGCCAGAACAAGATGAACTACGACGAGACCAAACAGATGGACTACGACGAGGGGCGTATCAACTCCGAGGTCAAGGAGGGCGTCCCGCGTGGCTTCTTCGGCTACGACTACCGGCAGCTCCAGGTCGACCCCGACTGGCGGCCGAACGAGGAGGACGCGGTCTCCCTCACCATGGAGAAGGGCCAGTGCGTCATCTTCTGGTCGACGCTGATGCACGCGTCGCTGCCGAACATATCCACCGGCAGGAACTACCGGATGGGCTTCGCCACCCGATACGTGCCGACGAAGGTGCGCGTCTACCCGGAGACGGACCACATCGAGGAGTACGGCGGCAGCATCTCGCTGGAGAATTGGTCCGCGGTGCTCGCCAGGGGCGAGGACTCCTTCGGGCACAACAGGATCACCGACCGCACTCTGCGCGGAACACCCATCCGGTCGCTGTGA
- a CDS encoding phosphopantetheine-binding protein, with product MQVSGTDDGGIRPADPSEVERSLVEWLRDELEDPDITGGDNFLDIGGHSLTFAKLNQHLSDSFGAALDMKTTYEEPLDVAVTRIKPVESATPTTR from the coding sequence ATGCAGGTGTCAGGGACGGACGATGGGGGGATTCGCCCAGCCGATCCGTCCGAGGTCGAGCGTTCACTCGTCGAGTGGTTGCGCGACGAACTGGAGGACCCGGATATCACGGGCGGCGACAATTTCCTCGACATCGGCGGCCATTCACTGACGTTCGCGAAGCTGAATCAGCACCTCAGTGACTCCTTCGGTGCCGCGCTCGACATGAAGACCACGTACGAGGAGCCGCTCGACGTGGCAGTCACCAGGATCAAGCCGGTCGAAAGCGCCACGCCCACCACCAGGTAA
- a CDS encoding MbtH family protein: protein MTNPFEDENGSYLVLVNDEGQHSLWPAFAEVPAGWTVAKDEDSRAACLAFVNEHWTDLRPKSLREAMAADNA, encoded by the coding sequence ATGACTAATCCGTTCGAGGACGAGAACGGCTCCTATCTGGTGCTGGTCAACGACGAGGGACAGCATTCCCTGTGGCCCGCGTTCGCCGAGGTGCCCGCGGGCTGGACCGTCGCCAAGGACGAGGACAGCCGAGCGGCCTGCCTCGCGTTCGTCAACGAGCACTGGACCGACCTGCGCCCGAAGAGCCTCCGCGAGGCCATGGCGGCCGACAACGCCTGA
- a CDS encoding thiamine pyrophosphate-dependent dehydrogenase E1 component subunit alpha: MTALTKFAEKDLELLLLIRNFEIALLDLFDAGKLNGTTHTCLGQEYVPVALAPLLREDFVFSNHRGHGHYLARFEDPSGLLAEIMGREGAVCSGVGGSQHIYREGYLSTGVQGQSLPIAVGVALHYLRTGQNRIAVVHIGDGTWGEGAVYEALNMAGLWSVPLLVVVEDNGIAQSTPTGAQLAGTIADRAASFGIDHHELHTADVNVIRAELAPVVADVRRGAPAVVRFPTVRLGPHSKGDDTRSAEELADLRAGEWSARYARGFPEQYAAADARQRKLVAGLVADVSARPPSVWAAAPAEVGSGAAR, translated from the coding sequence TTGACTGCCCTCACCAAGTTCGCTGAAAAGGACCTCGAACTCCTGCTGCTCATCAGGAACTTCGAGATCGCCCTGCTCGACCTCTTCGACGCGGGGAAACTCAACGGCACGACGCACACCTGTCTCGGCCAGGAGTATGTGCCGGTGGCGCTCGCGCCCCTGTTGCGCGAGGACTTCGTCTTCAGTAACCACCGGGGGCACGGCCACTACCTGGCCAGGTTCGAGGACCCCTCCGGGCTGCTCGCGGAGATCATGGGGCGCGAGGGGGCGGTGTGCTCGGGTGTCGGCGGCAGCCAGCACATCTATCGCGAGGGCTATCTGTCGACCGGGGTACAGGGACAGAGCCTGCCGATCGCCGTCGGTGTCGCTCTCCACTACCTGCGCACCGGGCAGAACAGGATCGCCGTCGTCCATATCGGTGACGGCACCTGGGGCGAGGGGGCGGTCTACGAGGCCCTCAACATGGCGGGGCTGTGGAGTGTGCCGCTGCTGGTGGTCGTGGAGGACAACGGGATCGCCCAGTCCACGCCGACCGGGGCGCAGCTGGCGGGGACCATCGCGGACCGCGCGGCGTCCTTCGGTATCGACCACCACGAGCTGCACACCGCGGATGTCAATGTCATCCGGGCCGAGTTGGCCCCCGTCGTCGCGGACGTGCGCCGAGGGGCCCCGGCCGTCGTGCGGTTCCCCACCGTCAGGCTCGGCCCGCACAGCAAGGGCGACGACACCCGTTCCGCCGAGGAATTGGCCGACCTGCGCGCGGGGGAGTGGAGCGCGCGGTACGCCCGCGGGTTCCCCGAGCAGTACGCCGCCGCCGACGCGCGCCAGCGGAAGCTGGTGGCCGGCCTGGTGGCCGACGTCTCCGCCCGGCCGCCGTCGGTCTGGGCGGCCGCCCCGGCCGAGGTGGGTTCGGGGGCCGCACGGTGA
- a CDS encoding acyl carrier protein, producing the protein MRALEELVADVLGVPVAEVDEETGPATAGQWTSLRHVRIIAAAGREYGLRLTPRQARSCRSVGDLRAVLRTEGISA; encoded by the coding sequence GTGAGGGCGCTGGAGGAACTGGTCGCCGACGTACTCGGCGTCCCCGTGGCGGAGGTGGACGAGGAGACGGGCCCCGCGACCGCTGGACAGTGGACCAGCCTGCGGCACGTGCGGATCATCGCGGCCGCCGGACGCGAGTACGGCCTGCGGCTCACTCCCCGGCAGGCGCGCTCCTGCCGCAGTGTCGGCGATCTGCGGGCGGTCCTGAGGACGGAGGGGATTTCGGCATGA
- a CDS encoding 2-oxo acid dehydrogenase subunit E2 has translation MTQVGTGTIAPRVAEHLNRALHRLFEREESLHLLGEDLLDPYGGAFKITKGLSGRFGERVLSTPLSEGGILGVGGGLALCGNKVIVEIMFGDFLALGFDQLLNFASKSVSMYGRRVPLSLVVRCPVGGNRGYGPTHSQSPQKHFIGIPDLTLYELSPFHDAEAVLDEALNRGAPAVLFEDKVLYTRRMYRDGRVDDIFRRRMTGPGPGWAHVFPDGEEGAADYVVLAPGGLVHRALGAARELRAAHGRSVHVLTPAQLYPLDIEPVLPLLEAAGRVAVVEEGTAGGTWGAEVARVVHERIWSSLHAPVLPLNSRDSIIPTAGHLEREVLLGAEDIRDGIRRATGWGVAAPSRAPSSAPRSEPRAAVGVPVTVPKLNNNDATYLVADWLVGDGVWVEPETEIVTLDTSKAQADIAADGSGYLWRVASVGEELAVGAVLAHLLPEPAPSGAPPDAAGPHRGQTPAARVPTPAPAPALQGPAAQDSAIQDPVPQDPVPQDPAPQDPVPVLAASPPAPAGADPTSRTHVLDRVQQGTAAVVSRSHREIPAGFTVVKAEVDAVLDRLAELSEESGAMLGLAEVVVKAVAEARPDFPRFFGHLVDERTVATADVPHVGVTVDVDGSLYVPVIERAHERSLADIADALMDFRLKALDKAFAAHELTGGNIAVSLNPDPGVVLVQPIILWPQLCMVSVGAVGDECRIDASGAVVRRRTVHLSLAYDHRVVNGRDAVLFLTRIRTALEEPGKLEGETAWTTD, from the coding sequence ATGACCCAGGTCGGGACCGGCACGATCGCACCACGCGTCGCGGAGCACCTCAACCGGGCGCTGCACCGGCTCTTCGAGCGCGAGGAGAGCCTCCATCTCCTCGGCGAGGACCTCCTCGACCCGTACGGAGGCGCATTCAAGATCACCAAAGGGCTCTCCGGCCGGTTCGGGGAACGCGTGCTGAGCACCCCGCTCAGCGAGGGCGGCATCCTCGGCGTCGGCGGCGGGCTGGCCCTGTGCGGCAACAAGGTCATCGTCGAGATCATGTTCGGCGACTTCCTCGCACTCGGCTTCGACCAACTGCTGAACTTCGCCTCGAAGTCGGTCTCCATGTACGGCCGGCGGGTGCCATTGTCGCTCGTCGTACGCTGCCCGGTCGGTGGCAACCGAGGCTACGGGCCCACCCACAGCCAGAGTCCGCAGAAGCACTTCATCGGCATTCCCGACCTCACCCTGTACGAGCTGTCGCCGTTCCACGACGCCGAAGCGGTGCTGGACGAGGCCCTGAACCGGGGCGCCCCCGCCGTTCTCTTCGAGGACAAGGTCCTGTACACGCGGCGCATGTACCGCGACGGCCGCGTCGACGACATCTTTCGCCGACGTATGACCGGCCCCGGACCCGGCTGGGCCCATGTCTTCCCCGACGGGGAGGAGGGCGCCGCCGACTACGTCGTCCTGGCCCCTGGCGGCCTCGTCCACCGGGCCCTGGGCGCGGCCCGCGAACTGCGCGCGGCGCACGGCCGCTCGGTCCACGTGCTGACCCCGGCCCAGCTGTACCCGCTGGACATCGAGCCGGTCCTGCCTCTCCTGGAGGCGGCGGGCCGTGTCGCCGTGGTGGAGGAGGGCACCGCGGGCGGTACCTGGGGCGCCGAGGTGGCACGGGTCGTCCACGAGCGGATCTGGTCCTCGCTGCACGCCCCCGTACTGCCGCTGAACTCACGCGACTCGATCATTCCGACGGCGGGCCATCTGGAACGCGAGGTGCTGTTGGGGGCCGAGGACATTCGCGACGGCATCCGGCGTGCGACCGGATGGGGGGTCGCGGCGCCGTCCCGGGCCCCGTCCTCCGCGCCCCGCTCCGAGCCCAGGGCCGCGGTCGGCGTCCCCGTCACCGTGCCCAAGCTGAACAACAACGACGCCACCTACCTCGTCGCCGACTGGCTGGTGGGGGACGGCGTGTGGGTCGAGCCGGAGACCGAGATCGTCACGCTGGACACCTCCAAGGCACAGGCCGACATCGCCGCCGACGGCTCCGGGTATCTGTGGCGCGTCGCGTCGGTCGGCGAGGAACTGGCCGTCGGTGCCGTCCTCGCCCACCTGCTGCCCGAACCTGCTCCGAGCGGCGCGCCGCCGGACGCGGCCGGGCCGCACCGGGGGCAGACCCCGGCCGCTCGGGTCCCCACGCCGGCCCCCGCCCCCGCGCTCCAGGGGCCCGCGGCTCAGGACTCCGCGATCCAGGACCCCGTGCCCCAGGACCCCGTGCCCCAGGACCCCGCTCCCCAGGACCCCGTTCCGGTGCTCGCTGCCTCCCCACCCGCGCCCGCAGGGGCGGACCCCACGTCCAGGACACACGTCCTGGACCGTGTTCAGCAGGGCACCGCCGCAGTCGTCAGCAGGAGCCACCGTGAGATCCCGGCCGGATTCACCGTCGTCAAGGCGGAGGTCGACGCCGTCCTCGACCGGCTGGCGGAGCTGAGCGAGGAGAGCGGCGCGATGCTCGGTCTCGCGGAGGTGGTGGTGAAGGCGGTGGCCGAGGCGCGGCCGGACTTCCCTCGGTTCTTCGGCCACCTCGTCGACGAGAGGACCGTCGCCACGGCGGACGTTCCGCACGTCGGCGTCACCGTCGACGTCGACGGATCGCTGTACGTGCCCGTGATCGAGCGCGCCCACGAGCGGTCCCTCGCGGACATCGCCGACGCGCTCATGGACTTCCGGCTGAAGGCACTCGACAAGGCGTTCGCCGCCCACGAGCTGACCGGCGGGAACATCGCCGTCTCGCTCAACCCCGATCCCGGGGTGGTCCTCGTCCAGCCCATCATCCTGTGGCCGCAGCTGTGCATGGTCTCCGTCGGTGCGGTCGGCGACGAGTGCCGGATCGACGCGTCGGGAGCCGTCGTGCGGCGCAGGACCGTGCACCTCTCGCTCGCCTACGACCACCGGGTCGTCAACGGCAGGGACGCCGTGCTGTTCCTCACCAGGATCAGGACGGCCCTGGAAGAGCCGGGCAAGCTGGAAGGGGAGACGGCGTGGACTACGGACTGA
- a CDS encoding 3-oxoacyl-[acyl-carrier-protein] synthase III C-terminal domain-containing protein → MDYGLISFGSALGEPAPVADIVREYTEDVERVLEYGYRNIHRSPEAVGLTDLAEEAARAALAESGTDPGELDLVVLAITDIAEYLYWDPAAALQARLGAHRAEAVLVSQGCVGGITSFDLLAGRFATHPDYRRALVVGVNRTCEVYWNRMETHSLLFSDGAGAAVAGRGHPRLRPRAAEVISDGRYADLFLLEEGGAAAPFLGGKRPGTARDAWDLMEFFDYDADRFEAFVDLMNDRVREVVARACGRVGASVSDLSRVVLLNDNIGTLTKVADRLGVPLDRTNAAISMERGHFGAADHLLDLQHHLASGDLGEGDLVALAGMGRGMHWGCTLIEV, encoded by the coding sequence GTGGACTACGGACTGATCTCGTTCGGCTCGGCGCTCGGCGAGCCCGCCCCGGTCGCCGACATCGTGCGGGAGTACACCGAGGACGTCGAGCGGGTGCTGGAGTACGGCTACCGGAACATCCACCGGAGCCCCGAAGCGGTCGGCCTCACCGACCTCGCGGAGGAGGCCGCCCGTGCGGCCCTCGCCGAGTCGGGCACCGACCCGGGCGAGCTGGACCTGGTCGTCCTCGCGATCACCGACATCGCCGAGTACCTCTACTGGGACCCGGCGGCGGCCCTCCAGGCCCGGCTGGGCGCGCACCGGGCCGAGGCGGTCCTCGTCTCCCAGGGCTGCGTCGGCGGGATCACCTCCTTCGACCTGCTCGCCGGACGGTTCGCCACCCACCCCGACTACCGGCGTGCGCTGGTCGTCGGGGTGAACCGGACGTGCGAGGTGTACTGGAACCGGATGGAGACCCACTCGTTGCTCTTCTCCGACGGGGCCGGGGCGGCGGTAGCGGGACGCGGTCACCCCCGGCTGCGCCCGAGGGCCGCCGAGGTGATCAGCGACGGGCGGTACGCCGATCTGTTCCTGTTGGAGGAGGGCGGCGCGGCGGCCCCGTTCCTCGGTGGGAAACGGCCGGGGACCGCACGCGACGCCTGGGACCTGATGGAGTTCTTCGACTACGACGCGGACCGCTTCGAGGCGTTCGTCGACCTCATGAACGACCGGGTGCGCGAGGTCGTCGCTCGGGCCTGCGGACGCGTCGGCGCGTCCGTCTCCGATCTGTCCAGGGTGGTGCTGCTCAACGACAACATCGGCACCCTGACCAAGGTGGCCGACCGGCTCGGCGTCCCACTGGACCGTACGAACGCCGCGATCTCCATGGAGAGGGGCCATTTCGGGGCCGCCGACCACCTGCTCGACCTCCAGCACCACCTGGCCTCGGGCGACCTGGGCGAGGGCGATCTCGTCGCCCTCGCCGGAATGGGGCGCGGCATGCACTGGGGCTGCACCCTCATCGAGGTCTGA
- a CDS encoding LmbU family transcriptional regulator, whose amino-acid sequence MASETSDLEVTKPLFRERHEAAPARPRSSGEAAHQERVLTTRIGLHMPTGLSFEDWEKAGRQISGLVNASTWWLGDWLVYGKEHYTDRYQRGIKSAGLQYQTLRNYAWVSRRFEFHRRRSALSFQHHAEVASLPVPEQEIWFDRAERNNWTTKQLRNAIGAARSDGGHDERQVEAKRQLSVPHSHVRCWHQAAQQAGSELEQWMLTTLDNAAERILAELE is encoded by the coding sequence ATGGCGAGTGAGACCAGCGATTTAGAGGTCACGAAGCCGCTGTTCCGTGAGCGTCACGAGGCCGCACCCGCGCGGCCACGTTCCAGCGGTGAGGCGGCACACCAGGAGCGGGTGCTCACCACCCGGATAGGCCTGCATATGCCGACGGGCCTGTCCTTCGAGGACTGGGAGAAAGCGGGGCGCCAGATCTCGGGCCTGGTGAACGCGTCCACCTGGTGGCTGGGCGACTGGCTGGTCTACGGAAAGGAGCACTACACCGACCGGTACCAGCGCGGCATCAAGTCCGCGGGACTCCAGTACCAGACCCTGCGGAACTACGCGTGGGTGTCGCGCCGGTTCGAGTTCCACCGGCGGCGTTCCGCGCTGAGTTTCCAGCATCACGCGGAAGTCGCGTCACTCCCGGTGCCCGAGCAGGAGATCTGGTTCGACCGCGCCGAGCGGAACAACTGGACCACCAAACAACTGCGGAACGCGATCGGTGCCGCGCGCTCGGACGGCGGGCACGACGAGCGGCAGGTCGAGGCGAAGCGGCAGCTGTCCGTGCCGCACAGCCATGTGCGGTGCTGGCACCAGGCCGCGCAGCAGGCCGGGTCGGAACTGGAGCAGTGGATGCTCACCACGCTCGACAACGCGGCCGAGCGGATCCTCGCGGAACTGGAGTAA
- a CDS encoding FMN-binding negative transcriptional regulator has product MFVPSHYREPDGSWMIDLIRGNPMALMAINGSSAEGPFATHLPVIPDPAATGEPSEDLSGATLLGHLNRANPQWSALETGGVGLLIFTGPHGYVSPTVYERTPTAPTWNFTSVHVHGVVEKVDSIEETLGVVKSTAAALEGRFGTGWDMSGSVDYFRKIVPAVGAFRFTVTGAEGMFKLSQEQPAEVRDRVRKSFSCREHEHYRETAELMGRLPG; this is encoded by the coding sequence ATGTTTGTTCCCAGCCACTACCGCGAGCCGGACGGTTCCTGGATGATCGACCTGATCCGGGGCAATCCGATGGCGCTGATGGCGATCAACGGCAGTTCCGCGGAAGGCCCGTTCGCCACTCATCTGCCGGTGATTCCCGATCCCGCGGCGACCGGGGAGCCGTCCGAAGACCTTTCGGGTGCCACGCTGCTCGGACACCTGAACCGGGCCAATCCGCAGTGGTCGGCGCTGGAAACCGGCGGTGTGGGCCTGCTGATATTCACAGGACCGCACGGCTATGTCTCGCCCACGGTGTACGAGAGGACACCGACGGCGCCGACGTGGAACTTCACCTCGGTGCACGTCCACGGCGTGGTGGAGAAAGTCGATTCCATCGAGGAAACGCTCGGCGTCGTGAAGTCGACGGCCGCGGCCCTGGAGGGCAGATTCGGCACCGGATGGGACATGTCAGGCTCGGTGGACTACTTCCGCAAGATCGTGCCGGCGGTGGGCGCGTTCCGGTTCACCGTGACGGGAGCCGAGGGCATGTTCAAGCTGAGCCAGGAGCAGCCCGCCGAGGTACGCGACCGGGTGCGGAAATCGTTCAGCTGCCGGGAGCACGAGCACTACCGCGAGACGGCCGAACTGATGGGCAGGCTGCCGGGCTGA